The following is a genomic window from Psychrobacter immobilis.
AAGGTTTATCAGATTTGCGTTTAGCGAAGTTGCTTGGTGTCTCACAAAAGCAATTACGTAAAAAGCGTTGGGACTTAAACGTCTATCCAGTCTATAAGCGCGTCGATACCTGCGCGGCAGAATTTGCCACCAGCACCGCTTATATGTATTCAACGTACGATAGCGAATGTGAAGCCAACCCGACTGATAACAAGAAAATTATGGTTATCGGTGGCGGTCCTAACCGTATCGGTCAAGGCATCGAATTTGATTATTGCTGTGTACACGCTGCCCTTGCGATGCGCGAAGACGGCTACGAGACCATCATGGTCAACTGTAACCCTGAAACGGTTTCAACCGACTATGACACCTCAGATCGTCTGTATTTTGAGCCAATTACCTTAGAAGACGTGCTAGAAATCGTCCGTATCGAAAATCCTGATGGCGTGATTGTGCAGTTCGGTGGTCAAACGCCATTGAAACTAGCCCGCGCTCTTGAAGCGGCTGGCGTAAAAATCATTGGTACTAGCCCTGATGCGATTGACCGCGCTGAAGACCGCGAACGCTTCCAACATATGATTCAGCAATTGAACCTTATTCAACCAACCAATGCTTTAGCAACGAGCTTAGAAGATGGCTTGGTGAAAGCGAAAGATGTGGGCTATCCATTAGTTGTACGCCCGTCTTATGTACTAGGCGGCCGTGCCATGGAAATTGTCTATAACGAAGACGAGTTAAGACACTACTTGCGTACGGCGGTACAAGCATCAAACGAAGCGCCCGTACTATTAGACCGATTCTTAGATGATGCTATCGAAGTCGATGTCGACTGCGTTAGCGACGGTACAGACGTCGTGATTGGCGGTATCATGCAGCATATCGAACAAGCTGGCGTGCACTCTGGTGACTCAGCCTGTTCATTGCCGCCTTACTCGCTATCTGATGAGCTGTGTGATGTGATGCGCGCGCAAACGGTCGCCATGGCAAAAGAGCTTGGTGTTGTCGGCTTAATGAACGTACAGTTTGCCGTAAAAGGTGAAACAATTTATATCTTAGAAGTGAACCCTCGCGCTGCCCGTACCGTGCCGTTTGTCTCTAAATGTATCGGTACTTCACTAGCGCAAATCGCGGCACGCTGCATGGCTGGCACCTCATTAAAAGACCAAGGCTTTACCACTGAAATCGTTCCGGCATTTTTCGCGGTCAAAGAAGCGGTATTCCCGTTTGCGAAGTTCCCTGGCGTTGATCCAATCTTGAGCCCTGAGATGAAATCAACCGGTGAAGTGATGGGCGTCGGTAAAACCTTTGGCGAAGCATTTTATAAAGCCATTATCGGTAGTAATGAACGTCTGCCAGGTCTACCGACCGAAGGCGAAACCAAAACTGTCTTTATCTCAGTACGTGATAGTGACAAAGCACAAATCGCCCCTATCGCTCGCCAGCTTGTCGACTTTGGTTTTAACATTGTATCAACCACTGGTACGCAAAAAATATTGAGCGACGCCGGTATTGAGTGCAAGCAAATCAATAAAGTTACCGAAGGTCGCCCGCACATCGTCGATGCCTTGAAAAATGGTAAAATCGACCTCATTATCAATACCACTGAAGGCAAACAGGCACAAGAGGATTCATTCTCTATCCGCCGTAGTGCCCTGCAAGGTAAAGTATTTTATGTCACCACCTTGGGTGCGGCAGACGCGGTTTGTAAATCTTATGCCATTGACCTACCGTTTGAGGTCTATAAGCTACAAGATTTGCACGAACAAGCAAAGACTATTGCTTAGCTCTATTGACTTAGCAGCATAATTTCAGTAGATTAAGCATAACGGCAACGCTTGTTTAACAGCGGATGCAAAACTTGTTATCGATTTTTATATAACAGTAGTGCTTTAAAAAAACGTACGGCTTAAAAAAGTAGTACTTTAAAAAAATAAAGTTTTAAAAAGATAGACCTAAAAAGCATAGTGGCTAAACTGCGACTATGCTTTTTATTACGTAAGGTTAAAGTGCCTTGTTTGTTAGTGTATCCATGCTCACAGATAAGCGCGTGTTTAGTTGTTACGCAGTCTAAACCTCATTCTTTTTATATCTTCACATACTCATTGCAACAACACTGACACCATCTCACTATTCACTAAGAGTAGGAGATGGTGTGGTGTTATTGGTTTAAGGAAAAAACATGCAACGTTATCCCATGACTCCGCAAGGACATGCGGCTCTAGAAGCCGAATTAAAACAGTTAAAAAGCATCGACCGTCCACGCATTACTGCTTCTATCGCTGAAGCCCGTGAACACGGCGATTTGAAAGAAAATGCTGAATATCATGCTGCTCGCGAACAGCAAGGTTTTTGTGAAGCGCGTATCCGTGATATCGAAGCCAAACTTGGCGGCGCGCAAGTGATTGATCCTGCAACATTGCCAAAAGATGGTCGTGTGATATTCGGCGTGAGCGTCGTTATCGAAAACATGGACACCGGAGAAGAAAAACAATACAAAATCGTTGGTGATGACGAAGCAGACTTT
Proteins encoded in this region:
- the carB gene encoding carbamoyl-phosphate synthase large subunit, with product MPKRIDIKSILIIGAGPIVIGQACEFDYSGAQACKALKEEGYRVILVNSNPATIMTDPTMADATYIEPITWQTVEQIIAKERPDAILPTMGGQTALNCALELDKHGVLTKYNCELIGATKDSIEMAEDRNLFDKAMKRIGLECPRAETAETMEEAFATQEKMGYPCIIRPSFTMGGSGGGIAYNRDEFIEICERGFDLSPNHQLLIDESLIGWKEYEMEVVRDKNDNCIIICAIENFDPMGVHTGDSITVAPAQTLTDKEYQIMRNASLAVLREIGVETGGSNVQFGINPDTGRMVVIEMNPRVSRSSALASKATGFPIAKIAAKLAIGYTLDELQNDITGGKTPASFEPALDYVVTKIPRFNFEKFPQADSVLSTQMKSVGEVMAIGRNFQESMQKALRGMETGNDGFDEQIDFAAIKDGNLSIEKARSEITNRLTIPTPERIYYIADAFRIGMSVDEVFNLTKIDPWFLVQIEDIVKTEAQVKALGFGGLTEKNLRSFKRKGLSDLRLAKLLGVSQKQLRKKRWDLNVYPVYKRVDTCAAEFATSTAYMYSTYDSECEANPTDNKKIMVIGGGPNRIGQGIEFDYCCVHAALAMREDGYETIMVNCNPETVSTDYDTSDRLYFEPITLEDVLEIVRIENPDGVIVQFGGQTPLKLARALEAAGVKIIGTSPDAIDRAEDRERFQHMIQQLNLIQPTNALATSLEDGLVKAKDVGYPLVVRPSYVLGGRAMEIVYNEDELRHYLRTAVQASNEAPVLLDRFLDDAIEVDVDCVSDGTDVVIGGIMQHIEQAGVHSGDSACSLPPYSLSDELCDVMRAQTVAMAKELGVVGLMNVQFAVKGETIYILEVNPRAARTVPFVSKCIGTSLAQIAARCMAGTSLKDQGFTTEIVPAFFAVKEAVFPFAKFPGVDPILSPEMKSTGEVMGVGKTFGEAFYKAIIGSNERLPGLPTEGETKTVFISVRDSDKAQIAPIARQLVDFGFNIVSTTGTQKILSDAGIECKQINKVTEGRPHIVDALKNGKIDLIINTTEGKQAQEDSFSIRRSALQGKVFYVTTLGAADAVCKSYAIDLPFEVYKLQDLHEQAKTIA
- the greA gene encoding transcription elongation factor GreA; translated protein: MQRYPMTPQGHAALEAELKQLKSIDRPRITASIAEAREHGDLKENAEYHAAREQQGFCEARIRDIEAKLGGAQVIDPATLPKDGRVIFGVSVVIENMDTGEEKQYKIVGDDEADFKAGKISVNSPIARGLIGKSEGDEARIETPKGVVEYEIMKVIYD